The genome window GATCTAAGGCtttcaatcaattttttttacttagatttttgttaataatcaCTTTCGAAATAACTTAAAAGTTTgatataaatagaatttatgctgtttttatatttttttactatttgtGGATAGTTAtagttatatataaattagtataacgaaaggaaaaatagacttgttaatttttaaattaatcggaaATATCAATCAAATGTTTTATGGAaacattacattttatgtAACGATTATTAGCGACGGTGCAACGTAAACCGTCCTTGTGAGCAACAACCATCAAATTAATTCTGAACTAtctaaaagtttaaaaatactgCTACAGcgttattaacaaaaacgtATGTAGCGTGCTAAGGTTTTGtcgtgatataaaaaataatttttcacgacAAAATTtcacatataatattttcttgcaaCCTCACGCACTTATAATTAGCAGAAAGTGCGATTAATCAAAAAAACATCTTATACAATGCATAAATCACAAATATAAGCAATGTTTAATCGATAACTTGCTTAAACAGTAGTTAAGtagacataaaaatatatcacgtGCGACTTATAAGAATACAGTTCCTAATTGTTCCGTGAATCTTCCATATATCGTATTACACAGAAGCGAAGAATCACTTCCAGTTAGACATTGTATCGTAAGATACAATAAAGAGATGTCgtgcaataaattttcattacgttattaaataataatttttgttaaacattaatttgttGTAGGCACAACAATAAAATACTCATTTTATACATCAAGACAATGGACACATTATCgttattgtaattttcttcatttatacaatattttaaagagaagTAATGttactgtaaaatattaaaagtgatATTTTCAACTATACTCACTATTTACGTcctgcaaaatataaaaagaaatatcacATGCGCgtcatatattataatattaatctcaGAACTACATGCATGCTCTTTTTACATATGCGGATTACATATCGGTCTCGCAAATCTagttgcatattttttatatgtaaattaaaatatctctaATCAACTTGTTAAATGTTTGAAAGagatatttaagtaaaataaattctcggGGATAATGACTTTAAATTCTTATCGAGCTCTCGCAAATTTATGTAGTTTTAGGTTTAAAAAGCtggtataaatattttcgtaaaaaaaaaatattactgaaaCTTAAAAGCAATCGACGGATTAAACGTGACAATAGCGCAATTCAAAAAAGcagcaatttaaaattaatttttactcttctaattatttaaaaaaattgaaattaatattattttatatattgcttACAACATTATTGTgtcgttaatttaaatattgtctacggcattattaattattttatatatgaaattttatataaaaaattaaacctttTATAAGACAGAAATATGTTAAATTCCTGCTTTTTTCAAAGTTTCATTAAAACAATTACATACATCCGCAAGACAAAATAATatctgttattttaataatttaaatgaattaacattttatttaaatcgacaTAAATGTCTATAATACTCACAGTCTGTCAATCAAAAGATGTAAGAATAATATCGGTATGTCAGAGTAGAAACGTGGTAGTTTGAACTAgttactaatttttatatctaatcGCGAGTGTAAGTGAACAAGAAGATGACGTGATCTATATGCGTTAttgcgatttttaatttattagtaaaGTCCATTTGTTATCGTATTAATACtgaaataatctttaaatctGTGTGCGATTAATTCTctacaatataaatttctttctcttcagatatacaaaaatattgcatGTCTCATTTTGTCGCgataaactaaaaatatagTAACAATGTGAAacatattaagaaataaagtaACTTTGGAATACCTACGGAAAAAATTAAGCAACTGTacaattcaaaatttaaatacgctATAGAAGAAATAGTTGTGCGATAAAATTCTCGAATTTAGACACATTATCGTAAATAAATAACCCTACTATATAACGCAAAGAATCTAAATAGtacttcgaaaaaaaattcttttgtttcGCTGTGAAAACGCagttaatatttgtatatcacACGTACGACGTCggcatttaatatattatgtaaactTAATGCAATATGTAATTACAAATATGTTCCTAATctttaaaatgtttctacCAAATAAAAATCGACATTTGTAACACATTGTAATCAAAACTGCTTACAGAACGTTTAAAATGTGTCTAGAAAGTTTTTGCGAGTGACACGGTTgtagtattaataattgtcaAAAATCTCAGGCATTAATAATTACGGAATAATattagtataatataataatataaaatgatacAAATTTACTACCGTGTCATTCgcattttaaatgttttattaaattttttttcttaaaattttataaattgacattttttttttatttaaaagatgaGTTAAAATCCTGCTTTACGATTATACTAATAtcttaaattttgttttaaggAACTTTCAAAGGCACAAGTTTCCGTTTGCGGAAACCTCGTTATCACTCAATAAGTGCAAATAGCAAACCtctacaatattttaaacacCCAGTCGTTGCGGCTGTGGCATTTTACAAATGGCATTGTGAACTGGCATAGACAGCCATCCGGCCAATGCAATTCCGATCGAATCTGCCATTGTCGCGATTCCCAAAGATACTTCACGATCCGACCTTGGAATCTGTAAGTTTTACACAAATGGATTTTAAATCATAGAAgtttatataacatataaaaaaaattttttcttgtttatttaaattctttattacgttgtaaaaaaaatgtattacctCAGTCGACATTCGATAAAACGTGTTCACGTACGCTCCGCCGCCAAGCAAACCTTCCCATAATACAAGAGCGAAAACAATCCATATGTTtggtatgtaataataaatggtTTCAAACAGGAGAATTACAACGTTAGCAAactgaaagaaaaaggatttaAGGTAATGAGATTGCCAATTAAACGCAACTTTTTGAATATCTTACCTGCAATACAGACATGAtccaaattttattaatggttACTAAGTTGACCGATGATCTCGAAATAAATACACCTATTTGATAATCCACTTGAAGCCATCTGTATTGATCAGAGTGATCCAACCATATGTCTTTGAATTCGATAAGCTcgtactaaaaataaaattttgcttgATTAGTTAATAgtgtgtaaaattaataagctaAATAACAATTTGCAAATGGCAAAGCTGATACGTCACAGATGATGCCTGACGATGCAATTTCTGCATAATttccctttaaaaaaaaaacatgaattTATTGATTTGATTTAAcaagagaataaattttatattaacagaaaaaaaaaagctatgaATTTAACACGAGCAGATTTAAGATACATATGTAATAAAGACATATGAGgattattaacatatttattattaccagGCCTTGATTAATGAAGTATTCAAACAGGTAAACCAAGCCGAGTGGTATCATATACTTCAGCAAACCGGGCACCAAACTGATCTTATCCCGGAAGCTCTTCTTAGGAACCTTGATGATTTGCTCCTGGCTATCAATTCCATTTTTGGTGATTGGGATTTTGATGTGGGTCGGATGTTTGAGAATACCCCAGAATGTGATGGCTTGCAAGAATGGCACAGTCAGCATGACTAACAATGTATGCTCGGTGCTCAACACCATAGCGAGCCCGGCATAAGACAATGCGCCGATTACTCCCGCGCCACCAGTACCGGATGACCATGTCGATATCACTTCCCTGTAAAAGAATGaatgaaaattaatgataatagaGTCGCAAGGTCTTTAAGGTAATAAGCAGCTAAAAAATGAACGAAATAAAACacgaatttaaaagaaaatataaatcgaaattaatacgtttgtctaaaaattttcgcaTCTTAACTCTGACATTAGAGTCTAACAAGCAAATTATGTTTCTTATCTAACAAGTTATTTGCATTGCGTAATTCCTTCCGCTTCGAAAGACAATGCAATAAACCGCACAACAAATGAACATTTTGTAGCGTGGATTCTCTTACGTTTTACAAAAGGTGATTGATAGTCGTGGTAATTATTATTCTGCAATCTTTGACGTGATTAT of Cardiocondyla obscurior isolate alpha-2009 linkage group LG15, Cobs3.1, whole genome shotgun sequence contains these proteins:
- the Cln3 gene encoding battenin; protein product: MSKNSPVNLHAVGNVFDEETFFKKTRWRNLIAFWILGLCNNYGYVVMLSAAHDILHHKFGNKDDTQIVVNGTTTGRTCNSVSTGAILLADILPALIIKFTAPFLPFLVHVRLATCVLFSAAGFLIVSLSTTEWLAIMGVVVTSLSSGLGEVTLLSYSNQFSKEVISTWSSGTGGAGVIGALSYAGLAMVLSTEHTLLVMLTVPFLQAITFWGILKHPTHIKIPITKNGIDSQEQIIKVPKKSFRDKISLVPGLLKYMIPLGLVYLFEYFINQGLYELIEFKDIWLDHSDQYRWLQVDYQIGVFISRSSVNLVTINKIWIMSVLQFANVVILLFETIYYYIPNIWIVFALVLWEGLLGGGAYVNTFYRMSTEIPRSDREVSLGIATMADSIGIALAGWLSMPVHNAICKMPQPQRLGV